A genomic stretch from Rhodoligotrophos appendicifer includes:
- a CDS encoding TrbG/VirB9 family P-type conjugative transfer protein has product MIRQTTQHAGMPAFLEPALSQFRRSGHTLFRKIAILSVMLATTALAGCATMNKPPEISYDDAAPAVQTVEAAAPVTVVELPRPLPLPGQMKPVEESRRAAEPTDPAARVNQANAAARIQPVRDGFINAMQVYPYTGGALYQVYTAVGQITDIALQPGETLVGAGPVAAGDTVRWIIGDTISGAGATQQVHILIKPTRADLMTNLVINTNLRTYHMELRSTERTYMASVSWQYPQDQLIALRRQNAQAQAQQPIATGVDLANIVNGGAIPGHCGGVKAGHLREGAPKQRRVP; this is encoded by the coding sequence ATGATCCGGCAGACTACTCAGCATGCCGGAATGCCGGCTTTCCTCGAACCCGCACTGTCGCAGTTCCGCAGAAGCGGCCATACGCTTTTTCGCAAAATCGCAATCCTCTCGGTGATGCTGGCGACGACCGCGCTGGCCGGTTGCGCCACCATGAACAAGCCCCCCGAGATCAGCTATGACGATGCGGCCCCCGCCGTGCAGACGGTCGAAGCGGCGGCTCCCGTCACCGTCGTCGAACTGCCGCGCCCCTTGCCGCTGCCCGGTCAGATGAAGCCGGTCGAAGAATCTCGCCGCGCGGCCGAGCCGACCGACCCCGCCGCCCGCGTCAATCAGGCCAATGCGGCCGCCCGCATCCAGCCGGTGCGCGACGGCTTCATCAACGCCATGCAGGTCTACCCCTATACGGGCGGCGCCCTCTATCAGGTCTATACCGCCGTCGGCCAGATCACCGACATAGCGCTGCAGCCGGGAGAAACCCTCGTCGGCGCTGGCCCCGTCGCCGCTGGCGATACCGTGCGCTGGATCATCGGCGACACGATCAGCGGCGCCGGCGCCACCCAACAGGTTCATATTCTAATCAAGCCGACCCGCGCCGATCTGATGACCAACCTCGTCATCAACACCAATCTTCGCACCTACCACATGGAGCTGCGCTCGACCGAGCGCACCTATATGGCCTCGGTCTCCTGGCAATATCCGCAGGATCAGCTCATTGCGTTGCGCCGCCAGAATGCACAGGCGCAGGCCCAGCAGCCGATCGCCACCGGCGTCGATCTGGCCAACATTGTCAACGGCGGAGCAATTCCAGGCCACTGCGGCGGAGTAAAAGCAGGCCACTTGCGTGAGGGTGCGCCGAAGCAGAGAAGGGTCCCG